GGTAATCTCATTTCAGCCATTTCCATAACCCCTCCTTTAACGTTATTAAGTATTTATCTTCAAGCTTAAAGACAGTACACTCTTCGCTTACTTTACCTTTAAGCTTAACGTTACCCCCTATTAGAGGGCCGTGAGAAGGTATCCAGAACTCGTCCTCAATTCCTCCTACAGGCTCCTTAGAAAGGTTGTACGCGTTTGACACAGAAAGCTTATACGACTCCATTCCCTCAGTCTCCCCAACGCATACTCTGGGTATGAAGAAACTAGTGGAAATCTCTTCAGTCTCAACGTTAACTGCGTCTACAATCTTTACGTCAGTCACTGTTACAATGGACTCCTTACTACCTAAAGAAACTATCTGCCAAGCGTACTTTGAGACCTCTTCTGCCTTATCTTTGACTAAAACGGCTATGGAAAACTTAACGTCCTCAGCGTAAGTCCTCCCGAAGGCTGAGACACCGAACCACTCCCTCATATTATCAATCTCTTTATCCTTTTCTTTCCTTATTCTCCGCCTGTACTTATCCTGCCTATAGGAGACTCTCTGCTCCCTTAAAATGTCTGCATAGTGCAGTAATCTTGGCTCATCAGTACCGTAAGCTACCCAGAAAATATAAGGCTTGTAGTTGCTAATGAACTCCTCAGTACAAGAAGTCCCGTCCTTTACGGCATAGCTACTGCAGTAACCCCTGCTTAAGGCCCCAAGTATAGTTGATATCGGTACGTAAGGATAAGAGCTACCTCCTGCAGAGGCCTTTGGTACCCTTACAGAAAAACCCCAGTGGTGTAACCCTGAGATTAAAATGCCTTTCATTGTCCCGCTTCTTCAAATACCTCTACCGGGTTACTTACACTACCTTCAACTCCCTTAGCGTAGAAAGCTATTGCAGGAGCTTTAATACTAAGGACTTTGCCGAAAGACTCTGCAGTACTCCTCACTAACTTAAGGTATTCTTTAACGTCTCCGTTAATAGGTGGTATATTGAAAGGCTTTTCCGATATGCACAGTGCAATGGCTTCTATTTCAG
This genomic interval from Acidianus sp. HS-5 contains the following:
- the cas5a gene encoding type I-A CRISPR-associated protein Cas5a — its product is MKGILISGLHHWGFSVRVPKASAGGSSYPYVPISTILGALSRGYCSSYAVKDGTSCTEEFISNYKPYIFWVAYGTDEPRLLHYADILREQRVSYRQDKYRRRIRKEKDKEIDNMREWFGVSAFGRTYAEDVKFSIAVLVKDKAEEVSKYAWQIVSLGSKESIVTVTDVKIVDAVNVETEEISTSFFIPRVCVGETEGMESYKLSVSNAYNLSKEPVGGIEDEFWIPSHGPLIGGNVKLKGKVSEECTVFKLEDKYLITLKEGLWKWLK